The DNA segment TCGAACCACTCGCGGTTCTCGAACGGGTAGTGCACCTGCGCGAACGGCATCGAGCCCGACTCGAACCAGCAGTCGAGCACGTCGGCGATGCGGCGCATCGTCGCCTTGCCGCTGGGGTCGTCGGGGTTCGGACGGGTGAGCTCGTCGATCGCGGGCCGGTGCAGGTCGTGCGGGCGCACGCCGAAGTCGCGCTCCAGCTCGTCGAGCGAGCCGTACACGTCGACGCGCGGGAAGCGCGGATCGTCCGAGATCCAGACCGGCAAGGGCGAGCCCCAGAAGCGGTTGCGGCTGATCGACCAGTCGCGCGCGCCCTCGAGCCACTTGCCGAACAAGCCGTCGCGGACGTGCTCGGGGACCCAGTTGATGGAGCGGTTGCACTCGACGAGCCGGTCGCGGATCGCGGTGACCTTCACGTACCACGAGCTCATCGCGCGGTAGATCAGCGGCTGGTCGGTGCGCCAGCAATGCGGGTAGTTGTGGACGATCGTCTCGTGGCGGACGATCCGGCCGCGCTCCTTCAGCTCTCGGATGATCTGCGGGTTCGCGTCGAAGACGAGCTGGCCCTGCCAGGGCGGGACCTCGGCGGTGAACTTGCCGGCCTCGTCGACGGGAACGACCACCGGGATGCCGGCGGCCTGACACGCGGCCATGTCGTCCTCGCCGAAGCCCGGCGCGATGTGCACCACGCCCGTGCCTTCGGCGGTGTCGACGAAGTCCGCGCCGAGCACGACGAACGCGTTCGGCGTCTTCGCGAAGAACGGGTAGATCGGGGCGTACCTCTTGCCGACCAGCTCGGCGCCGCGCAGCGAGCCGACCCGGCGCGCGCCCTCGAGCTCGGCCGCGTACTTCTCGACGGTGGCCGCGCCGAGCGCGAATCGCTTCCCGTCCTTCTCGAACAGCGCGTACTCGATCGCCGGGCCGACCGCGAGCGCCAGATTCGAGGGCAGGGTCCACGGCGTCGTCGTCCAGACCCAGAGCTCCGGCCCGCCCTCGAGCGCGAAGCGCACCGTGATCGCCGGGTCCTGCCGCTCGCGGTAGGAGTTGTCGAGACGCGTCTCGAAGTTCGAGACGGGCGTCTGCGCGGCCCACGAGTAGGGCATCACGCGGTAGCCCTCGTACAGGAGCCCCTTGTCCCAGAGCTGCTTGAACGCCCACATGACGCTCTCCATGTAG comes from the Myxococcota bacterium genome and includes:
- a CDS encoding class I tRNA ligase family protein, with the translated sequence MPAPKAKPYPDVEADPSFPAIEERVLGYWRANHVFEKSVEQRPAGAKGANEYVFYDGPPFANGLPHYGHLLTGYVKDIVPRYQTLRGRRVERRFGWDCHGLPAEMEAEKELGVAGHKAISEYGIARFNDYCRTSVLRYTEAWQETVTRQARWVDFKHDYKTMDLSYMESVMWAFKQLWDKGLLYEGYRVMPYSWAAQTPVSNFETRLDNSYRERQDPAITVRFALEGGPELWVWTTTPWTLPSNLALAVGPAIEYALFEKDGKRFALGAATVEKYAAELEGARRVGSLRGAELVGKRYAPIYPFFAKTPNAFVVLGADFVDTAEGTGVVHIAPGFGEDDMAACQAAGIPVVVPVDEAGKFTAEVPPWQGQLVFDANPQIIRELKERGRIVRHETIVHNYPHCWRTDQPLIYRAMSSWYVKVTAIRDRLVECNRSINWVPEHVRDGLFGKWLEGARDWSISRNRFWGSPLPVWISDDPRFPRVDVYGSLDELERDFGVRPHDLHRPAIDELTRPNPDDPSGKATMRRIADVLDCWFESGSMPFAQVHYPFENREWF